The following are encoded together in the Terriglobales bacterium genome:
- a CDS encoding LytTR family DNA-binding domain-containing protein yields the protein MPLSALIVDDEQLARDELAYLLKSVGDVEVVAQGKNGLEAVSLIKEHSPDLVFLDVQMPGLDGFGVIKKLLDRRVPLPQIVFATAYDQYAVKAFEVNAVDYLLKPFDKKRVTQSVQKAKRARETAGAPAERLDALVKMLEGQKPQANRILIKAGGRLFLVDQKDICYASIEDGVITVVTAAAEGQSNCRTLEELLASLDANTFWRAHRSYVVNINRIREVVPWFKSSYQLRMDDKKQSEIPVSRAQTKRLRELFRL from the coding sequence ATGCCACTTTCCGCTCTCATCGTGGATGACGAGCAGCTCGCGCGCGACGAGCTGGCCTACCTGCTGAAGTCGGTGGGTGACGTCGAAGTAGTGGCCCAGGGCAAGAACGGCCTGGAGGCGGTGAGCCTGATCAAGGAGCACTCGCCCGACCTGGTCTTCCTGGACGTGCAGATGCCCGGCCTGGACGGCTTCGGCGTCATCAAGAAGCTGCTCGACCGGCGGGTGCCGCTGCCGCAGATCGTGTTCGCCACCGCCTACGATCAGTACGCCGTCAAGGCCTTCGAGGTGAACGCGGTCGACTACCTGCTGAAGCCTTTCGACAAGAAGCGGGTGACGCAATCAGTCCAGAAGGCCAAGCGCGCGAGAGAGACCGCGGGAGCGCCTGCCGAGCGTTTGGACGCGCTGGTGAAGATGCTGGAAGGACAGAAGCCGCAGGCTAACCGCATCCTGATCAAGGCCGGCGGGCGGCTGTTCCTGGTGGACCAGAAGGACATCTGTTACGCCTCCATTGAAGACGGCGTGATCACGGTAGTGACGGCGGCGGCGGAAGGCCAATCGAACTGCCGCACCCTGGAAGAACTACTGGCCTCGCTCGATGCCAACACCTTCTGGCGCGCGCACCGCTCCTACGTGGTGAACATCAACCGCATCCGGGAAGTGGTGCCCTGGTTCAAGAGCAGCTATCAGCTCCGCATGGACGACAAGAAACAATCGGAGATTCCGGTGAGCCGCGCCCAGACCAAGCGGTTGCGGGAGCTGTTCCGGCTGTAG